The DNA segment GTGTTGTGCCGATGAAGACAATGTTTGTTTCTCTTTAAATATTTTGTTctatttaggttttttttttttactgaaAAACTTTTGTTagattattaattattataacttatgattatatgtttatcataaaataaattatatttattacagaaattatcttatctaagcacaactgtatttaaaataaaatgacaaatagaaTATTTTGTATATGAATCGTTCTAGAATCTTAAATTTTGAAGATATTACGCCCTTATAAGTGTAACAGTTCTAAGGTAATTTAAGTCATTTTAACAGAAAAAGAGCTTATCAGCATTTTTTTATCAAATACTGCAGCAGCATATTATCAATTTCAGCACTTGTATCGAAacactaaaaaaaataaattatacaaaaattatattccctccattccaatttacgtgaacctatttgactaggcatggagtttaagaaaaaatgaagacttttggaatttgtggtcctaaacaagtcaaaaaggggtccagagtatttgtgcggttataaaagtttcttattaagggaacaattgtatgtttaagctaaattgttaccaaatttagaaaggggtcattctttttggaacggaccaaaaagaaaatatgttcacataaactggaataaAGTGAGTAACTTTTAACAACTTTACAACTCAAAAAACTATAAAAATAAactttaaataaaaatatttatgtAAGACTAAAGAACCTATTCACAGAATTTTGCTTTAGGTACATTTAAGGCTGTATTGTTGGCCGAGCCCAGCCCGGGACCGCCTCGGGACCGCGAGACcacgggccaaacgggccggttcAAACGGTCCGGTCCCAAACGATCCTAGGAGCCCACTGTGGGCCGGTCCTCCAGGTTGAGGCCGCGAGCCCGGGACCCTGGTTCAACTTGGCCAAACGGGCCCAAaggctatttttcaaaaaaaaaaaattaaaattggcCAACGATAGGAAGTTTAAAAACTAGCCATTGGCCTGCCATTTTAGCCGTTTGgctttttaaaaaatagtcatttggcccccaagctttgttttaaccccaaactttttataattacactttttctctattttcaactataaataccccctcattctttcatttttactcacaaaatcatcaatctctctctaattttcttctataattgcttactttattattgcaatttgtgaaaaattgtaAAGTTGGTGAATttgtattcaagtcttcaacgtatacaattttcaagaagttgttcgtcaattcggtaaactcgttccaactctttaagttttaatattatagttttgtttgttttagtttgtataattataattaatatggacttttcttcgaaaaaaatatttggtggtaagggtaagggaaaatctaaaattggtgaatctagtcgccaagctactactcctcccccggctccccgacccagacctgttacccgtcctcccCCACCTGTTATTCTTGATAGCGATAACCCttattttcaatttttcgatagtcaattttgccatgatgttgcaccaggtcaacaattaaatgatgaAGTTCTGAATGCTCTTTATGGTAATCAAACTATCGacgaaaatgatgatttagatgaaacgcaaccggatttagatgatacacttACTAATCCTGTTGTTAACCCAACTGATAATAATCCAAAATGATGCCTCTCCTGACCCTCCTGTAGTagcccctacttttaatagacaaccttctagaCGGCTCGAAACACCTCTTGTTTGAaacttttttactcaactaagagctcaaaataaggctaagtgtaaaacttgtggggcTTTGAtggtgcataaatatactggagaccgtagcggtacaggtagtttgactagacacattaagatacaccctagagataaagctagatatcTTCAAATGAAAGttgcgcaagaggggacaagtgtaggtACTGACGTTAACCCTAGTATCgggtcaaatctagttcaaccgggaattaacactgttactagtggcattttatattatgatccaaataaagatcgtgaagaattagcaaaaatGGTtattgttatgtgcttaccttatagttttccttctagccctcactttgtgcattatattagaagagtttttaatcatacttataaaggatggcctcgcgcaaccgtaaagagtgatatttataaatataaacatgaatatgaacaatatttgcgctatttatttactcatatagattgtcgcattgctattactactgatattggtagaagtggtaatgactgtgattatcttacTGTAACCCctcattggattgatgaggaatggaaaatgcaaaaatgcattattgcttatagaataattaattcacgtcacacatgtaagtttatagctaacacagttgcagatatttgtagatatttttgcattagagataaaataatatTAGTTTCAATGGacaatgcttctagtaacactaatgctataggcttgcttacaactacactaaatcctacatttagtaatattttccatattagatgtatttgtcatatttactatttaatcgtcggtgatggtatgaaaattttaaatatgaaaattgaaaaggttaaaatagctcgtaattggcttttttattcaaaccatagaagtagacttagagaatattttaaaaaatgtgatgaatttggccttagagaaagaaaggttcctaaaccttgtccgactagatggaattacatgtataaAAGTTTAGTTGATGCATAtgaattataaaacccaaaaatGCAATGTTTAATGCTCGTGTTGgtggtggtgatgatgatgatgatgatgatgatgatgatgatgatgatgagcaccttacaaatcatgattggactaatgttaaaatgcttgtagactttttagaacaatttcatgttgctacaaatgaattatctgggcaatattatcctactatttctaactatttagtttatattgcagcacttgcagatttgtttactcaattttcagagggtggggtaatttatcaacttgctattaattctatgaaagataagtttaaaaaatatttttttctctatCCCCCtctatttatggtgttgctgccaTGTTAAATTCTACCataaaattaggaggtcctcGCTTTTGGTATACAAATATTTATAGGGCTTTATCACTTTCagatgaggaatttgctacatttgcagatgcaaaagcctcaattaaaataaatgctcaaacaatttataatgcttatcaacttgccttagatcatgctagaccaaatgttccaactcctactccGTATAGttcgcaatcatctaaaagaactgcgggcctaaaagTACTTAGTTCTTGGACAGAGTTCAGGGGTTTTCAAGTGATAATATTgatgatagttcacaactaaatgagcttcaagtttatttgtcacagggacttgaatcagagaatcccgacggctcctttgatgttttggaatggtgtaAGGTCAAAGAAAAAtactatccggttctttcaaggatggctcgagataGTTTAAGTAGTCAAGCTTCAACAGAggcatcggagagcgctttcagtcaagcgagacttcaaatcggtgatcatagagcatctatgagggagagcttggaaaaatcagtactcttcaaAGATTGGATCCAtttggaaagaagaaattttggacttgctgaatcacaaccggagatagacgaagcttaggaagaaatgctagcggaacttgcgcaggatgctgcttcgcccggaagcggtaatgaacaagcttcttttccgccaTCACCAACGGcaattcctccggaccttgaaggatttatgaaatttgttagagatattacatagactaatatgtaacttgtattttagCACATCTTcattagtttttttccttttaatggtagTATTAGTACCTTGTTTTGCTCActccattggggggaggaagactaaaaAAGATATTGCCATTTTTTATTAATGTcgtaagctatatatatatatatatatatatggatacatataagcagaggcggatccaggatttagaGGCTCCGGGTGCCAAAATATTTGAACGTAGTCATAGTACAATTTACTAAATAGGGTATAAATTTAATTGGCTTGGTCTATTTGGATTTCGGTTCGGATTATTCATCTTTGGAGTTAATATAAACAAATCGATCGAGCAAAAAGATTACGTAATAATCATGATAACACGAAAAACAAGTATAAAAATTCAACTGGATTATGAATTTTGTACAAGAAAAAAGGCTTGTTATCATTTTAGCTACTTAAGGCAAAAATATATACTAATACGCACTCTAAAGATTAAGTAAGTCTACAGAGATTTttcaatttatattttttatgaaaattaattCATTAGATATTATATACAATTGTCCTACTTTAGAGCAATCTGATAACAAAATAAATCCTGGAGAAAACAATTAATTTTTTATTATCTATTGATAAATCACGGAGTAGTTAGGAAAGTGAAACAAGGAGGATTTCTTTGAATAGATTTGTGAAAGAATTTTTTTCTTATATTTTCTGTTAAATGtttaaggaaaaaaaaggagaaaaaaaatcaaaataaattaatAACTTCAAAGAAAAAGTCAATAGGACCTACTAATAAACAAACAAGAGCCATACTAATAAACTAAAAAGAGCAATTAAGTAAAGAGAAAGAAGAGACAAAGGATCCTCATGTAATGGTTTTAAATGCACCAAACAAAAGTTTTTAACAATGACCTAGGCCAGATTCGAACCCCCACCATTGGGGTGAAAATGGTGGTGCCTTACTAGTGGCACCTTGAGCCATTTTGTTACTAAGGGTGCcacttaaaatatttgtatacATTCTttctatatatacatatatgtatacaTACTATTGCATAGTCTCGGCCAAAGCTTGCGGGTGGCGTACCACCCCGTCCCTTACACGTAGATTCGtcccttagataaaaaaaattcaaaaaaaaatagtccGAAACACTTAGGCCCGGCCCATTTAGCCCGGGGTCATGTGGACTTAGGCCCACAGTGGACCGGTTCCACCCTCCAGGACCGTTAAGCCCGGGACGCCAGAGCTCGGGACTGTTAGGCCCGGCCCATTTAGCTCATTTAGGCACGGGCCCGACCGAGAATACAACCTTAGGTACATTGTTAAGCTGCCATGCCAAAAGGAAAAATCCCCTTAAGGGATACATTGAATATAGGAAAGTTCCATCCAACTGATTAATATAGTACTTCACCAATCGAACGCAAAAAGCAACACGGAACACCATGTATCTTTTTGCTACAAGTGCTTTATCTCTATAAAGGAAGCAATGGTTTCAGATCTTCATTACAtcaaagagagagagagacaaaAAAGAGGAGattaatagcccgtttggccaagctgcaaaaatcagctcattttgagaagtgtttttctcaaaagtacttttggtgagaaacagtttgtgtttgacttagtttgaaaagcacttctgagcagcaattaatgttttgccaagctttaaaaaactgcttctaagtgtatttttctcaaaagtgcttctcaaaaaagtgctattggagagaaactatttttttctgcttctccaaaactgcttctgcttcttctcaaaggcattttttttccttccaaaagcttggccaaacaccttattTTTTTACCAAAcgtgcttttggcaaaaaaaaacacttttggccaaaCAGGCCATAAAAAAGAATGGCAAAATTGTTTATTAAGCAGGCACAACAGTACTCAAAGGGCAGGCCAAGTTACCCTGAAGAATTGTTCAATTTCATAGCTTCAAAAACCCCTTGTCATGACCTTGTTTGGGATGTTGGCACTGGTAGTGGCCAGGctgctcaatctgtaagtctcTCTAATTCCTTTCATGTCTTCATCCCCTTACCCACCCTCCTGTAAATCTGCAAAAATTCCTTGCAGTCGGAATTTCGTTAAGGATATTTTAGATTTAATATATATGTACATAGAAAGTAATACCATATGACCTATATAATACTATaatataataacaacaacaaatccagtataatcccacaagtgaaaTTTGGTGAGGGTAGATAATATGCGGACATTACCTCTACACTGTATttagagaggctgtttctaatAGACAGCCACGAGAAGCCTATATAATAGTATAATCTGAATATAATTTTTGGGCGAAGCTTATTCAACTAGACACCCTTCCATGGTTGTCGCCCTGCCGCTGTAATATATAGTCGCATAGAAAAAGGTAGAGACCTCTTTTTCTTAGAGAATGACACAAtggtttttctctttttctaaatagGCTAAGAGTGTACAACTGACCACCCTTCAATGGTTGTAGCTCCGCTCCTGTCTATTTAGAGAATTGACTAAACTGATAATTAGTTGCAAGAGTAGAGACCTCTGTTTCTTAGAGAATGGCACAATGTCTTTGTTTATCTTTTTCCAAATAGGCCTTGTGGGAAAACAAGAAATCTAGCATTTTTAACTTTTCACTGAAACAAGATTGTTAGAGTTCTTTATTATGAGGAACTAATCTTTAGCAGCTATTTTACATATCTAGACAGTTACAGGCACATAATACTACAATAAGAAGCATATATTTCCCCTGTTAAATTATGATATCCTAAAGTAAGAGTTCAAAAATAAGCATCCTTTAGTGTTCCAGCATAACTACTTGTTGTCCTAAATGCTCTTAAATTATTGTTTCTTTCAGTTAGCTAAGCTCTACAAGAATGTAATAGCCACAGACACAAGACCAAAGCAGCTTGAATTTGCCGTAAAGGTCCCTAATGTTCAATATATATGTACCTCTCCCAAGATGTCAATGGCCGAAATCGAAACCAAAATAGGAGCAGAGTCAAGTGTAGATTTGGTCACAGTAGCTCAAGCAATGCATTGGTTTGATCTTCCAACTTTTTATCAACAAGTAAAATGGTTACTCAAGAAACCAAATGGAGTAATAGCAGCTTGGTGTTACACTGTGCCAGAAGTAAACAATTCAGTGGATCcaatttttgagaaattttaCACAGTTGATGCTGGACCATATTGGGAATCTCCGAGAAAATTAGTGGATGAAAAGTATAAAACTAGTGACTTCCCATTTGAGACTATAAGTGGTTGTGATCACAATGGACCATTTGAGTTCAAGATTGAGAAAGTGATGGACTTGAATTCTTATTTCACATACTTGAAGTCATGGTCAGCTTATCAAACTGCAAAAGAAAAGGGTGTTGAGCTCTTGACTGATGATGTTGTTGAAAAATTCACAAGTGTTTGGAATGAAGATGGAGAGAGTCAGAAACCTGTGTCTTTCCCAATTTACTTGAGGATTGACAAAGTTGGAAATTTGTAATGAAAGTGAAATCAGTATTATTAGTTTCTCAATTTGTTGATTAGGGAATTTAGAATCTGCAGTTGATCATCAATTTTGTACTTTCTGCTGGCTATTTTCTAATAAAGTGTTTTAGTACAATTAAAAAATCTACATGTATTGCACAACTAACGTATAAGAATTGATGTTACAGGATGGAGTTATCTTAGCTCAGGAGATGGATGA comes from the Nicotiana sylvestris chromosome 4, ASM39365v2, whole genome shotgun sequence genome and includes:
- the LOC104224469 gene encoding uncharacterized protein gives rise to the protein MAKLFIKQAQQYSKGRPSYPEELFNFIASKTPCHDLVWDVGTGSGQAAQSLAKLYKNVIATDTRPKQLEFAVKVPNVQYICTSPKMSMAEIETKIGAESSVDLVTVAQAMHWFDLPTFYQQVKWLLKKPNGVIAAWCYTVPEVNNSVDPIFEKFYTVDAGPYWESPRKLVDEKYKTSDFPFETISGCDHNGPFEFKIEKVMDLNSYFTYLKSWSAYQTAKEKGVELLTDDVVEKFTSVWNEDGESQKPVSFPIYLRIDKVGNL